Within the Nasonia vitripennis strain AsymCx chromosome 2 unlocalized genomic scaffold, Nvit_psr_1.1 chr2_random0009, whole genome shotgun sequence genome, the region AGTAGTAGTGACGAGGAATATttggaataaaataattaaaattagtaAGTGCTAGACTTGAATACACTTTATCAAAAGAAAAAGTTAGTTATGTTTTTAACAACGAATATGATGTCTTgaataatattctttttttttcagcttATTGAGTCAATTGTCGTCAGTTTTTGGGTTGAGGTTCACTGTAAATGTTACACTTCATTACACTCATTtcctatttttttatttcccaTTTCCATATAACTAATTAGAACATACAAAATTAGTGTTATATTCATAGCTAATaatttatcttattttttagtGGCTCCAAAAAAAGTAGTGTATGGACGTACATGATGAAAGAGTCAGATAATACTATTACATGCAACTTATGTAATGCAGTCGTAAAGAATTCAGGTAACACATCAAATTAGCGGGCTCATCTACAGAAGCATCATCCTGATGTTAGATTAGAAATTGTCAAGGACTCCACTGCGAACAAATCAGGACAAACCCAAAAGCGTAAAATGGTtagtaaaaatcatttatttatttttgtcctGTATTAATAGCAGCGTATCTCAATTATAATTATCTTTGTATAGTTGACAGCAACATCGCCAAATCCGAATGAAAACGATTCTCTGAACAATTATCCAAAACAAGAAGATGAGACACATGATGGTACCGgtccaaaatcaataaaattaagtcaaaaaatagaagaaaaattacCTGGATCAATAAAAAGTACTAATTCAAAACAATTCAAAGTAAATACTTTATTTGAGAATCAGCAATCATTCAAtggtgaatataaaataaattaatattcttgTCAGAATTTCAAAATAGCTTTTGTGTATGATAATATATGTAAACATAAATTTGCATTGATTTTAGATGGAGATAAGGCTAACGGAATGCTCAAtaggattttttttatgattgcGAAAGATCAAATGCCATATAGTTGTGTTGAGAAGATAGGCTTGCGTACACTTTTAAATTATGCAGCTCCACACTATAAGATACCCTGTCGAACAACAATCGCTCAAAAAATGGAGGCAAAATACGCATGTATATCGAATATTGTAAAGGAAGATCTATCAAAAGTAAAATACATTACTTTAACTGCAGATGCTTGGTCCGATACACTAAATAATGTAGGTTATTTAGGCGTAACCTGCCTTTTTATTCATAACTATGGACTTCAATCTATCAACATTGGCGTGACAGAATTGAACGATTACCATACATCAGAAAATCTAAAAAACTGGCTATTATAGATAGTCAAGGATTGGAAAATTAATATGGATTCCATTGTAGCAGTAGTGACCGACAATGCTGCTAATATAAAAAAGCCGTAAAAGAAGCGTTTGGAGAAGACAAATATTTGGATTGTTTGGTACACACCTTGAATTTAGTTCCATCTGCATTATTGGCATCGGGCCAACTCTAACCAAAGTCAAAGAGATTGTgcgattttttaaacaatccAATAATGCATCAGACAAGCTGCGTGAAGTCACTAAAGATAGATTAATTCAGAGTGTTGATACACGATGGAACTCTGATTACCACATGTTAGAAAGATTTATTGTGCTACCAGACAAAATTGTTCCTATATTGTTGCAATTGCCAAAATCACCTCCGATGCTTACAGCGGACGGAATACACATTGTTAAGGATTTAATAATCCGACTAAAGCCGTTTTACAATGCAACAAAAATCGTATGTGGAGAGAAATACGTAACAGGCCGTCAAGCTATtcctataataaaaatattagaaaaataattagaatCTAGCATCGTTACTACTGCTACAGGAATCCATTTTCAAACCAAACTGATAGAACAATTTAATAAACGTTTTgaaaacattgaaaaaaaatcaataatggCTATGGCAACTTTACTAGATCcacgttttaaaaaattatatttcaagaATAAGATAGCATGTGCAGATGCAATAAATAAGattgcaaaacagattcataATCTACGTGCACATTTATTAGAAGATAATCAGAATAA harbors:
- the LOC116416522 gene encoding uncharacterized protein LOC116416522; its protein translation is MLTATSPNPNENDSLNNYPKQEDETHDGTGPKSIKLSQKIEEKLPGSIKSTNSKQFKVNTLFENQQSFNDGDKANGMLNRIFFMIAKDQMPYSCVEKIGLRTLLNYAAPHYKIPCRTTIAQKMEAKYACISNIVKEDLSKVKYITLTADAWSDTLNNVGYLGVTCLFIHNYGLQSINIGVTELNDYHTSENLKNWLL